The following are from one region of the Fusarium verticillioides 7600 chromosome 1, whole genome shotgun sequence genome:
- a CDS encoding DNA-repair protein complementing XP-A cells, with the protein MEQPSTPPRATKPAPTITPPTPEVTKRIEENRLRAKAIRDQREAEQRATGTAPEIPKSSGGFVPTKDVYISKTADGKRPYSSISTADAPKGTNRDGRNKGDEEALRPARKFTKFVDYNMSAMTDTKGGFLSTEDDPHNYALGGKKPGQSEDDQRPKHMSVQEWERLQLIRNLKRLKSGPFEPGLSVLADDETRKKCQDCKSLEIDFIWEEVFHICVCNKCKEKYPEKYSLLTKTECKEDYLLTDPELRDPELLPHLSKPNPHKSHWHDMMLFLRCQVEEYAIKTKWGSSEALDAEYERRETQKKARKEAKFKEKLLDLKKKTRTDAFRRQAGNLSKSGASKFGDAIGGGRHVHEWGRTVENEDGMTIKTCVDCGMEVEELEF; encoded by the exons ATGGAACAGCCGTCTACACCACCTCGGGCAACAAAGCCTGCACCCACCATCACTCCGCCGACCCCAGAAGTTACGAAGCGCATA GAAGAGAACCGACTCCGCGCAAAGGCGATCCGAGACCAGCGTGAAGCTGAACAACGAGCGACCGGCACCGCACCCGAAATCCCGAAGAGCTCTGGAGGTTTCGTGCCAACAAAAGACGTTTACATCTCTAAAACTGCCGACGGAAAGCGACCGTACAGTTCTATCTCTACAGCAGATGCCCCTAAGGGAACGAATCGAGATGGGCGTAACAAAGGCGATGAGGAGGCTTTGCGGCCGGCACGCAAGTTCACAAAGTTCGTCGATTACAACATGAGCGCCATGACAGATACGAAGGGTGGTTTCTTATCGACGGAAGATGATCCGCATAACTATGCTCTGGGTGGCAAGAAGCCTGGACAGTCCGAGGATGACCAGCGACCGAAGCACATGAGCGTTCAGGAGTGGGAGAGATTACAGCTGATACGGAACTTGAAGAGGCTAAAATCTGGCCCTTTTGAGCCCGGGCTGAGTGTGCTCGCGGACGACGAGACTCGAAAGAAGTGCCAGGATTgcaagagcttggagatTGACTTTATCTGGGAAGAAGTCTTCCATATCTGTGTTTGCAACAAGTGCAAGGAGAAATATCCAGAAAAGTACTCGTTGTTGACGAAGACTGAGTGCAAGGAGGATTATCTGCTTACAGACC CCGAGCTACGAGATCCAGAGTTACTACCACATCTCTCAAAGCCAAACCCTCACAAATCCCATTGGCACGACATGATGCTCTTCCTTCGATGTCAAGTAGAAGAATATGCGATCAAGACGAAGTGGGGGTCATCAGAAGCCTTGGACGCTGAATATGAGCGACGAGAAACACAAAAGAAGGCTcgcaaggaagccaagttcaaagagAAGCTACTTGACttgaagaaaaagacaagaacGGACGCTTTTCGCAGACAGGCTGGCAATCTGAGCAAGTCTGGTGCAAGCAAGTTTGGAGATGCAATAGGAGGTGGACGGCATGTTCACGAATGGGGAAGAACGGTTGAGAACGAGGATGGGATGACGATCAAGACATGTGTTGATTGTGGTATGGAAGTAGAGGAGCTAGAGTTTTAA